The following coding sequences lie in one Kitasatospora herbaricolor genomic window:
- a CDS encoding ABC transporter permease has protein sequence MFLALRDLRFARGRFALMGAVVALVAVLGVLLSGLASGLADAGISGLRALPVTHLAFDEKATSEQFSRSTVDQEDWQTWSKTPGVERAEPFGNTLANAQVTQGAMKGEQVNLAVFGMAPDSPLAPSPGKGEGLNKGEGLKEGSAGIVITREIADLGVEIGDELTADKSEVRLKVVGLVDETVSYGHIGVVYADLDTWRHLHYGLPGDLPEAASRQATAVALTLKPGTDVAAAEKATGTLAETKEATFDASPGYEAESSTMALIKGFLYVISALVVGAFFTVWTVQRKPEIALLKALGARTGYILRDALAQVVAVLVGATALGTAVGLALGSAMIGKAPFSLSAPAVATSSGLLIVLGTVGAVVAVRRITAVDPLTALGATR, from the coding sequence GTGTTCCTTGCCCTACGCGATCTGCGCTTCGCCCGCGGTCGCTTCGCCCTGATGGGCGCGGTGGTCGCGCTCGTCGCCGTACTCGGTGTCCTCCTGTCCGGACTCGCCTCCGGTCTGGCGGACGCCGGTATATCCGGGCTGCGCGCGCTGCCCGTGACCCACCTGGCCTTCGACGAGAAGGCGACCAGTGAGCAGTTCTCCCGCTCGACCGTGGACCAGGAGGACTGGCAGACCTGGTCCAAGACCCCAGGAGTGGAGCGCGCGGAGCCGTTCGGGAACACCCTGGCCAATGCCCAGGTGACCCAGGGCGCCATGAAGGGCGAGCAGGTCAACCTCGCCGTCTTCGGCATGGCACCGGACTCACCCCTGGCACCCAGCCCCGGCAAGGGTGAGGGCCTGAACAAGGGTGAGGGCCTGAAGGAGGGCAGTGCGGGCATCGTGATCACCCGGGAGATCGCCGACCTGGGCGTGGAGATCGGCGATGAGCTGACCGCGGACAAGAGCGAGGTGCGGCTGAAGGTCGTGGGACTGGTCGACGAGACCGTCTCCTACGGCCACATCGGCGTCGTCTACGCAGACCTCGACACGTGGCGGCATCTGCACTACGGCCTGCCCGGCGACCTGCCCGAGGCCGCGAGCCGACAGGCCACCGCCGTCGCCCTGACCCTGAAGCCGGGCACCGACGTCGCCGCGGCGGAAAAGGCAACCGGGACCCTCGCCGAGACCAAGGAGGCCACGTTCGACGCGTCCCCCGGTTATGAGGCCGAGTCGAGCACCATGGCCCTGATCAAGGGATTCCTGTACGTCATCTCCGCCTTGGTCGTCGGCGCGTTCTTCACCGTCTGGACCGTCCAGCGCAAGCCCGAGATCGCCCTGCTGAAGGCACTGGGCGCCCGCACCGGGTACATCCTGCGCGACGCGCTCGCCCAGGTCGTCGCCGTGCTCGTCGGAGCCACGGCCCTCGGCACCGCCGTCGGCCTGGCCCTGGGCAGCGCGATGATCGGCAAGGCCCCCTTCTCCCTCTCCGCCCCGGCCGTCGCCACCTCCTCCGGCCTCCTCATCGTCCTCGGGACCGTGGGCGCCGTCGTCGCCGTCCGCCGCATCACCGCCGTCGACCCCCTGACCGCTCTGGGAGCCACCCGATGA